Proteins encoded within one genomic window of Thioploca ingrica:
- a CDS encoding hydrogen dehydrogenase, which translates to MQPEEQTITLDGQKIPFQPGQTIMDAALAAKIYIPHLCYHPEFKPHGSCRLCTVMVNGRYESACTMPAAAGQEILNNTKELNENRRALTQMLFVEGNHICPGCPKTGNCQLQAVAYYVGMLSSHYQHFYPYRDLDPSHPDYVIDFNRCILCELCVRASRDVDKKNIFAISGRGIKAHLIINSPSGKLEDTDFAVGDKAAFVCPVGAILRKRTRYTTPIGERLYDQQSIRIVGDSQQLHAGATKYGRK; encoded by the coding sequence ATGCAACCAGAAGAACAAACGATTACGCTTGACGGACAAAAAATACCCTTTCAACCTGGGCAGACGATTATGGATGCGGCATTGGCTGCTAAAATTTATATTCCTCACCTGTGCTATCATCCAGAATTTAAACCGCATGGCAGTTGCAGACTGTGTACCGTCATGGTGAATGGACGTTATGAATCCGCCTGCACCATGCCAGCCGCTGCCGGTCAAGAAATTCTGAATAATACTAAAGAACTCAACGAAAATCGGCGGGCACTCACTCAAATGCTGTTTGTAGAAGGCAATCATATTTGCCCCGGTTGTCCCAAAACCGGTAATTGCCAACTCCAAGCGGTGGCTTACTACGTCGGGATGCTGTCTTCCCATTATCAGCATTTTTACCCCTATCGCGATCTGGATCCCTCCCATCCAGACTACGTGATTGACTTTAACCGTTGTATCCTGTGTGAACTTTGCGTGCGTGCTAGCCGCGATGTGGATAAGAAAAATATTTTTGCGATTAGTGGTCGCGGTATCAAAGCCCATTTAATTATTAATTCGCCCTCCGGCAAACTGGAAGATACCGACTTTGCCGTCGGCGATAAAGCCGCATTCGTTTGTCCGGTCGGCGCTATTTTACGTAAACGAACTCGTTATACCACGCCGATTGGCGAACGGTTATACGACCAGCAATCGATTCGGATTGTCGGCGATTCTCAGCAACTACATGCAGGAGCAACTAAATATGGCCGCAAATAA
- a CDS encoding NADP oxidoreductase, whose protein sequence is MSTIDMTTIHTTVQEITHSYAYQATELVQMLWQVQEKLSYIPTAAIDSFAEILKLPRAYVAGVAGFYSFFHDSPRGQYDIYFSDNIIEHLQGKPQLMDYLLQKLKVEIGKPRADGRVTIDNTACIGMSDQGPAMLVNGYTVTQLTQAKLDKIAELIETQTPLSHWPTEFFQVQDNIQHKHILLGEPLEEGLAIRVMLARGTDATLAEIEKSGLRGCGGAGFKTATKWAFCRNTHADERYVVCNADEGEPGTFKDRVLLQSYADLVFEGMTVCARIIGAHQGFLYLRGEYRYLLQPLEAVLAKRREQGLLGEQILGNPNFSFDIKIHLGAGAYVCGAELALIESLEGKRGVPRNRPPFPVTQGYLNKPTVVNNVETFALAARIAVYGGDGFAALGTKQSKGTKLLSISGDCLRPGIYEFPFGVSVREVLEACGAQDTQAVQISGAAGTCLSAKEFDRKIAFEDVATGGSVMIFNRQRDLLEVVRNFAHFFVHESCGFCTPCRVGTSLLKNLVEKVYTGHGTADDLKDMSHISQILKTASHCGLGQTASNHIADTLKKFPEVYRKRLLVEADFEPAFDLDSALEEARQITGRRDELAYL, encoded by the coding sequence ATGTCGACTATCGACATGACTACTATCCACACGACTGTTCAAGAAATTACCCATAGCTACGCTTATCAAGCGACTGAATTAGTGCAAATGCTATGGCAGGTGCAAGAAAAACTCAGTTACATTCCAACCGCAGCGATTGATAGTTTTGCTGAAATTTTAAAATTACCACGCGCTTATGTTGCCGGTGTAGCGGGTTTTTATAGCTTTTTCCATGATAGCCCCCGTGGTCAATATGATATTTACTTTAGCGACAATATCATTGAACATCTACAAGGTAAACCCCAATTAATGGACTACCTTTTACAAAAACTCAAGGTGGAAATCGGTAAGCCACGCGCTGATGGCCGAGTGACAATTGACAATACTGCTTGTATTGGCATGAGTGATCAAGGGCCAGCGATGTTAGTTAATGGCTATACGGTAACCCAATTAACTCAAGCCAAGCTGGATAAAATTGCTGAGTTAATCGAAACCCAAACACCACTCTCCCATTGGCCAACTGAATTCTTTCAAGTACAAGATAACATCCAGCACAAACATATCCTCTTGGGAGAACCCTTGGAAGAAGGTTTGGCCATTCGGGTCATGCTGGCTCGAGGTACCGACGCGACTTTAGCCGAGATTGAGAAATCCGGTTTACGCGGTTGTGGTGGCGCTGGGTTTAAAACCGCAACTAAATGGGCATTTTGTCGCAACACGCATGCTGATGAACGTTACGTGGTTTGCAATGCCGATGAAGGTGAACCAGGTACCTTCAAAGATCGCGTGTTACTACAAAGCTATGCTGATCTGGTCTTTGAAGGCATGACAGTCTGTGCTCGCATTATTGGTGCACACCAAGGATTTTTGTATTTACGAGGTGAATATCGTTATTTACTGCAACCCTTAGAAGCCGTGCTCGCGAAGCGACGGGAACAGGGCTTATTGGGTGAACAAATTCTCGGTAATCCCAATTTCTCTTTCGATATCAAAATTCATTTAGGGGCTGGCGCTTACGTTTGTGGTGCTGAATTAGCCTTGATTGAATCGTTAGAAGGTAAACGAGGTGTCCCGCGCAATCGCCCGCCTTTCCCCGTGACCCAAGGCTATCTCAACAAACCCACCGTCGTCAATAATGTAGAAACCTTCGCCCTAGCTGCGCGAATCGCCGTTTATGGTGGCGACGGCTTTGCGGCACTCGGTACAAAACAGTCGAAAGGTACCAAATTACTGAGCATTTCCGGTGACTGTTTACGCCCTGGGATCTATGAATTTCCCTTTGGTGTGAGCGTGCGAGAAGTTCTAGAAGCCTGTGGCGCCCAAGATACTCAAGCCGTACAAATTTCCGGCGCTGCCGGCACCTGCTTATCCGCCAAAGAATTTGATCGCAAAATCGCCTTTGAAGATGTCGCTACCGGCGGATCAGTGATGATCTTTAATCGGCAACGCGATTTGCTGGAAGTGGTGCGTAATTTTGCGCATTTCTTCGTGCATGAAAGTTGCGGTTTTTGCACCCCGTGTCGGGTAGGTACTTCCTTACTCAAGAATTTAGTAGAAAAAGTCTATACCGGTCATGGTACCGCCGATGACTTAAAAGATATGAGCCATATTAGTCAGATTCTCAAAACCGCTAGCCACTGTGGTTTGGGGCAAACTGCTTCCAATCACATTGCGGATACTTTGAAAAAATTCCCCGAAGTCTACCGCAAGCGCTTGTTAGTCGAAGCGGATTTTGAACCGGCTTTTGATTTGGATAGTGCTTTGGAAGAGGCGCGCCAAATTACCGGTAGAAGAGACGAATTGGCTTATTTATAA
- a CDS encoding NAD-reducing hydrogenase hoxS subunit delta gives MAANKIRVATTSLAGCFGCHMSFLDIDERLLELLEHIEFDRTPLTDIKHCGPCDIGLIEGGVCNAENVHVLKEFRKNCKILIAMGACAFNGGVPALRNHYSLKECLEESYLNGVGVVNPLIPNDPEIPLLLNKVHPIHEIVKIDYFLPGCPPSGDAIWTFLNELLAGQEISLPYQAIHYD, from the coding sequence ATGGCCGCAAATAAAATTCGGGTTGCCACTACTTCACTGGCCGGTTGCTTTGGTTGCCACATGTCATTTCTCGATATTGATGAACGGTTACTGGAACTGTTAGAACATATTGAATTTGATCGCACTCCCCTAACCGATATTAAACACTGCGGTCCTTGCGATATTGGTTTAATTGAAGGTGGTGTTTGTAATGCAGAGAATGTCCATGTCCTAAAAGAATTTCGGAAGAACTGTAAAATTCTGATTGCGATGGGTGCTTGTGCCTTTAATGGTGGTGTTCCCGCATTGCGTAACCATTACTCTTTAAAAGAATGTCTAGAGGAATCCTACCTTAATGGTGTGGGCGTGGTGAATCCTTTAATTCCCAATGACCCAGAAATTCCTTTATTATTGAACAAAGTTCACCCCATTCATGAAATCGTTAAAATCGATTACTTTCTCCCCGGCTGCCCACCTTCTGGGGATGCCATTTGGACTTTTTTAAATGAATTATTGGCTGGTCAAGAAATTTCTTTACCTTACCAAGCCATCCATTACGATTAG
- a CDS encoding response regulator receiver protein, translated as MNTLSSAIFPNSDKKDGDELPLALEEDELQFADEEDGTLFASEDQTALSSTSTLLPIEDDQPPFINPIPARIWKVVIIDDDPEVHEVTQFALQDFTFRNKPLTFLSAYSGQEAQELLKNHLDAAVIFLDVVMEENDSGLKIVKYIRETLQNHLVRIILRTGQPGEAPEEKIIVDYDINDYKLKTDLTQRKLFVTMIAALRAYYDLMALEINKLALKQTLEAMPVGVCVLEAKSKKPTFINQQARKLFGKGVEPQVTADNFNISYQMMQAGSSEWYPLNQLPLIRALQGQSSCVNDIEIRQADQIIPIESCGTPIFDEKQQVVYALSVFQDITERQRAEANKIRLVQEEAAKEAALRHSEEIAAKNADLIRLNQEKNEFIGVVAHDLKNPLSGLKGYAEDILDSFDELTKEELIELVSKIKLGAIQMFNLVVNLLDINAIESGKLNFKFEAVDIIPIMQKVLNNYQERAKAKNIKLQLESQPPLLIALVDKNTCEGILDNLVSNAIKYSPLNKNIYIRLCQRDSYIRSEVQDEGTGLSESDLPKLFGKFTRLSSKPTGGEHSTGLGLFIVKKLVEAMKGKVWCESQLGQGATFIVEFPTP; from the coding sequence ATGAATACCCTATCTTCTGCGATCTTCCCCAACTCGGATAAAAAAGATGGCGATGAATTACCGTTAGCTCTGGAAGAAGATGAGTTACAATTCGCTGACGAAGAGGATGGAACGTTATTCGCCTCGGAAGATCAGACGGCTTTATCATCGACATCTACTTTGCTGCCGATTGAGGATGATCAACCACCTTTTATCAATCCGATACCGGCTAGAATATGGAAAGTGGTGATCATAGATGATGACCCAGAAGTTCACGAGGTCACTCAATTTGCCTTACAAGACTTTACTTTCCGTAACAAACCGCTCACTTTTTTATCGGCTTATTCGGGTCAAGAAGCGCAGGAATTACTGAAAAATCACCTCGATGCTGCAGTGATATTTTTGGATGTGGTGATGGAAGAAAATGATTCTGGGCTCAAGATCGTTAAATACATCCGCGAAACGCTGCAAAATCATTTAGTACGTATTATTCTTCGCACCGGTCAACCGGGTGAAGCGCCAGAGGAGAAAATTATTGTTGATTATGATATCAACGACTATAAGCTGAAAACGGATCTGACTCAACGGAAACTCTTTGTGACCATGATAGCCGCACTTCGCGCTTATTATGATTTGATGGCTTTGGAAATTAATAAATTAGCGTTGAAACAAACTTTAGAAGCCATGCCGGTGGGTGTTTGTGTACTAGAAGCCAAGAGTAAAAAACCAACCTTTATCAACCAACAGGCCCGTAAATTGTTTGGTAAAGGGGTTGAACCACAAGTAACCGCGGATAACTTTAATATTAGCTATCAAATGATGCAAGCGGGTAGTTCCGAATGGTACCCGTTAAATCAATTGCCGCTAATACGTGCTTTGCAGGGTCAAAGTAGTTGCGTTAACGATATTGAAATTCGACAAGCTGACCAAATTATCCCGATAGAATCTTGTGGAACGCCTATTTTTGACGAAAAACAACAAGTTGTTTATGCACTCAGTGTCTTTCAAGATATTACCGAACGCCAACGAGCGGAAGCTAATAAAATTCGGCTAGTACAAGAAGAAGCAGCGAAAGAGGCAGCATTGCGCCATAGTGAGGAAATTGCAGCTAAAAACGCCGATTTAATCAGGCTAAATCAAGAAAAAAATGAATTTATAGGGGTTGTGGCTCATGATTTAAAAAATCCTTTATCTGGTCTTAAAGGCTATGCTGAAGACATTCTCGACTCTTTTGATGAATTAACTAAAGAAGAACTAATTGAATTAGTTAGTAAAATTAAACTAGGGGCCATTCAAATGTTCAATTTAGTCGTTAATTTATTAGACATTAACGCCATTGAATCTGGGAAGTTGAATTTTAAGTTTGAAGCGGTAGATATTATACCTATCATGCAAAAAGTGCTTAATAACTATCAGGAACGAGCTAAAGCTAAAAATATTAAGCTACAGTTGGAATCTCAACCACCACTTTTGATTGCGTTAGTTGATAAAAATACTTGTGAAGGAATTTTGGACAATCTCGTTTCCAATGCGATTAAGTACTCTCCATTAAATAAGAATATTTATATTCGCCTATGTCAACGTGATTCCTACATCCGTAGTGAAGTGCAAGATGAGGGTACCGGCTTAAGTGAAAGCGACTTACCCAAATTATTCGGTAAATTCACCCGTTTAAGTTCCAAACCCACTGGCGGAGAACATTCTACTGGGTTAGGGTTATTTATTGTCAAAAAACTGGTAGAGGCGATGAAAGGCAAAGTGTGGTGTGAAAGCCAACTAGGCCAAGGAGCGACTTTTATTGTAGAATTTCCAACGCCTTAG
- a CDS encoding NADP oxidoreductase — protein sequence MSQLETATHPETLKRVVIEPLTRVEGHGKVTLLLDEDNHVHQARLHIVEFRGFEKFIQGRPYWEIPVLVQRLCGICPVSHHLAAAKAVDMLAGARQLTPTADNLRRLLHLGQILQSHALHFFHLCSPDLLFGINDAVAHRNIVGVIADHPDLGLQGIRLRKYGQEVIRIISGKRVHGTASLPGGMNKPLSLQHRALLLADIDQIILWSKGAVDLIKKVYLTNADFHQRFAMIQSSMLSLVTADGALDLYHGGLRAKEANGEIIFDHVDYCNYPQYIHEEVKPWSYMKFPFIISKGKEVGWYRVGPLARINNCDYITTPLAEVERQQFRAHANGGLVHASLAYHWARMIEMLYAAERIKEILLDPVTTGTDIVAQGEEKLLEGIGVIEAPRGTLIHHYLVNDNGSIEKANLIVSTTNNNQAMNESIRQVAREYLDGQTLTEGLLNHIEVAVRAYDPCLSCATHALGKMPLYVELVNCEGKQVDCLVKSSTGEITKQ from the coding sequence ATGAGCCAACTTGAAACCGCAACGCATCCAGAAACCCTAAAACGGGTTGTCATTGAACCCTTAACTCGAGTTGAAGGACATGGTAAAGTCACTTTACTCTTAGACGAAGATAATCACGTTCACCAAGCCCGCTTACACATTGTCGAATTTCGGGGATTTGAAAAATTTATTCAAGGACGACCCTACTGGGAAATCCCCGTCTTAGTACAGCGGTTATGTGGCATTTGTCCGGTGAGTCACCATTTAGCCGCCGCTAAAGCCGTCGATATGCTTGCTGGCGCCAGACAACTCACGCCAACTGCGGATAACCTGCGAAGACTATTACACTTAGGGCAAATTTTACAGTCTCACGCTTTGCATTTCTTCCATCTCTGTTCACCGGATTTACTGTTTGGCATCAATGACGCCGTCGCACATCGTAATATCGTTGGCGTCATCGCCGACCATCCCGACCTGGGCTTACAAGGAATTCGCCTCCGCAAATATGGTCAAGAAGTCATTCGCATTATTTCGGGCAAACGAGTTCATGGCACCGCCAGTCTGCCGGGTGGCATGAACAAACCGCTCTCTTTACAACATCGCGCTTTATTGTTAGCCGATATTGACCAAATTATTCTTTGGAGCAAAGGTGCTGTTGATTTGATCAAAAAAGTCTACTTAACCAATGCCGATTTCCACCAGCGCTTCGCTATGATTCAATCAAGTATGCTCAGTTTAGTCACAGCGGACGGAGCACTGGATTTATATCACGGTGGCTTACGTGCTAAAGAGGCTAACGGCGAAATTATTTTTGATCACGTTGATTATTGTAACTACCCTCAATACATCCACGAAGAAGTTAAACCGTGGTCTTACATGAAATTTCCCTTCATTATTTCTAAAGGCAAAGAAGTGGGTTGGTATCGAGTTGGTCCCTTAGCGCGAATTAATAACTGCGACTACATTACCACGCCACTGGCGGAAGTGGAACGTCAGCAATTTAGAGCACATGCAAACGGTGGTTTGGTACACGCTTCCCTCGCTTACCACTGGGCGCGCATGATTGAAATGCTTTATGCCGCTGAACGCATTAAAGAAATTTTGTTAGATCCCGTCACCACTGGAACCGATATTGTCGCCCAAGGTGAAGAAAAATTATTAGAAGGCATTGGTGTGATTGAGGCACCGCGTGGCACCTTAATTCATCATTACCTGGTTAACGACAATGGCAGCATTGAAAAAGCCAATTTAATTGTCTCTACCACCAACAATAATCAAGCCATGAATGAATCAATTCGGCAAGTTGCGAGAGAATACTTAGACGGACAAACCCTGACCGAGGGACTGCTAAATCACATTGAAGTCGCCGTTCGGGCTTATGATCCTTGCTTATCTTGCGCCACTCATGCGTTAGGTAAAATGCCTTTGTATGTCGAATTAGTTAATTGCGAAGGCAAACAAGTGGATTGCCTGGTAAAAAGTTCAACTGGGGAAATAACCAAACAATAA